TTGAAATCATTAAAAACCCTTGAATTTGGAAAAAGAGATTCAAGGGCCCCTGAAAACTCCTCGGAAATAAGTGCACTGCTGGAtttttttacagcataagctgttatggactcattccaacagccatttcggttcgcgatgatgccgccgctggCATTaggccgccgtaaccgctatcgccggaaatgcgaaaaaagtacatggtttcccgccgggatcaaaaccgtgcccgctgcgtgggagccagatactctaccactgagccacgcaagcgcttgctgtcggacagcggaaaatgccctaaaggaaagtgcgcaggggcagacgacccgagcctccgccagtatggtggcgccatctaggtaaggtgcctgcaaacgcagcgtgcgcatgtgcacacgacgatatgcgattcagacgagacgcaCGATCAACGCGCTCCCAAGCTGCCGAGCCTCCACCAtactggtggcgccatctagttaagaagcctgcaaacgcggcgtgcccgacatgcaagtagtagttgtaaggcttgaccgggctcagcagactgctgtgcagagagcatacaagccgcagctcgccgtcgacgccgggcagacaggtcagatcgttctcgtcaaaacgaggcgaacacaCTGCCACGGAGACCCTGTTGTGcttggtgcccaaattggagctactcttgagccactccaccagcttacgctgtgattgtgctgcgtgtgcagcGCAGGCCTGTCACTTTTTTTGGAAAACTGGGGTTGGGGGTGACTTTTGAACATTAAAAGTAACAGACTCTGCTTTGGCACTGTGCCATGGATACTGTGTATTCAGGAACGGTCCTATAGATGGTTTTCATTGACTTTGTTGGGAACCAAGGGGTCGCTGCGGAGCGCcacaacaagaggaccagctcagcaggctttcagaatgGACTAGCGCGTGCCATGTTTGTGCCGCTAGCACATGCCTCCCAACTTTATTCTCTTCGTCATTCGCAGCCAACCCAAAGGCGCTGGCCGAGTgtgccgaccttagcgtccccacTTAGCAGCATCGGTGGGCGCTATAACTTCATCGTGGCCGCCATCTTACAGTACTAGCATGTCAAGAAGCTGCGTAAAGAAGAAATGCGACAGCACGATAGCACGAAAGGCACACCTTGTACCAATCGACAAATCCATAAACGTGATAATCCGATGAAAACATTCACTGTGAAAAAGCAAAATGATGTATGCGTAACTAACTGTAAGgggcactgatgtcatcgtggccgCTTTGATCAGGTACGAGCACTGCGAAAAGCTACATCCATGACGTCGCATGAAAACTATTTAGAGTGTTGAGCTAGAATGACAGATACATTTTGCTATTTTTGCAGAATGACATAATGCATAGTAATACACTAATAAAGAAAGGAAGGCCTCTGCACAAAGCACAGGTAGAATTGAAGGACAAATTCATTGAACAGTTGCTAAGTGCAGCACTATTAAGTAACGGCAGTGTTCAAAGTCTGGGTAGTTGATTAAAAGCCCACATGCTAAATAGAAGGCTGAAAGCGAAGGATAATTCAGGAATTTAGCCGGATGACATAGGCAACGAGTTGGGGATTGGAGTTCGCAATGTTGCATGTATGCAGTAAAAACAAGTAATAACTAGAAGCATAACAAAAATAATGAAGAGAAACAGCTTGGCCAGCCAGCCAGCAAGACAGCAGAAAATCCTGACAAGTATACCTACTGACAGGGTTAAACCAGAAAAACAAATGTAAAGGCAAGGGTCATAAGAAGGTATTTGAGTGCTGTTCTCGGGATATCTAACCTCTCTGACTGATCATGCACTCATGCATGCTGTATACCCCTTTTTGATAGTATACTAGTGATGCTATACTATTGATAAAACATTCTCAAATACTACTTGTCaagatagtactatcgataggtTAGTCGTTATCAAATTGTCAATAATACAAAAACTGTTGATAGTATTATTGATAGCGGAATGTCAGTAGTATTATCGATAGTGTGCTATCCATAATGTAAAATCTCGTGATGTACCGCACATAAACACTGCAGCATAAACTTGGTTACGTTCTCCTGTTCTCAATGGTGTGGACTAAGTGTTACTGATGATCTGCTGTTTCACAATTTCTGGTAATATCACTAGACTAGGATGGCAAAACTATCGGTGGCACTGTTAATAGCAAGCTAATACCCCGGTaccgtggtggcatagtggctttgaCGTTCACTGCTCAACCCGAGGGCGTGAGATGAAATCACGGCCACAGcagccgcatgtcgatgggggcgaaatataAGAACTCCCaggtactgtgcattgggtgcacattaaagaacctcaggtggtcaaaattaatacagagCACCCCACTACAGCTTGCCTCATAAGCACATTGTCGTTCTGGtgcgttaaaccccataattgtgAACTATTGCAATGCTATCAATGTAGTACTATTGAAACAGTACTACTGTCCATAACTTCATGGCAAAATATTGTAATACTATTTATAGTGTTATCAATAGTAACACTATTGAAAGTCAGTTTACCTATAGTTTGGGATCGCTATAACATACAGTATCTTCCTTAGATGAACCTGATACAAATAGAGCAGTGCTACAATGAAGCACCAACGTACTTACTGCCTGTTGTTCCATATAGTACACTGGCAGGCTCGCACAACCTGTCATTGCACAGTTGAAATTGTGTGCATGTAAAGGGCTGAATTGATTTGGCTTGGAGCTAGCCACAGCATTCGAAAGTAACTTCTGTTGACAGGTGTGTTGTGGAAATAAAATTTTTGAGTAAACTAGTTCTTCATATGATAGTGAAATCTGAAATCTCAGTTGTTGTGCGGGTTTTTCTAGTAAATAGGGGtgacaaaaacagaaaagaaggTTTAGGTGTGTTTGAGCATTGTCGATTCAGTGGGTTTGCTTGTCCCGGAAAACAAGTAAGAACATGAAGTATATGTGAATACATATAACAATGGAATATATGACAATTTACAGATCCCcacagaaacaaaaaagaaaaaaaaagaatgggagttTGCAACTGTTGACACAGTTAGCCACCTGAGCACATACGAGAGAATTATAGCTGGGCTGGTTTACGGGCTAGCGAGGCCAGTGGGCGAGCGCagacgccactgcgcatgtgcggtaCGCTGGGCCTTCCAGCGTGTTTACGGAGTGGGCCGCTTGCTCTGCTGGTGTTCTCTCCCCAGTGGAGCGTGCACAGTGGACCAACGTTATTGCAAAGCAAACATGGGACCACCAGCATGAACACCAGTGGCATGTTGTCGTGTCGTTTTCAAAGCGGTGCTGGCTCGCCTGCAGGTGAAAAAGCCTCGGAGGTGCTTCACCACTGAATAGGTCCTCTGTATCCTGCGAGAGGTTTCAGCAACGAGGCCATTTGGCGACGATTTGAAGTGGATGACCACGATCGAGAACCTGAAGCGAGCACTTGGCTGCGAACTGACACTAACTCCAACCTTGTTGGACATTAGTTAAGCAAAGCGCTCAGCTCAACCGAGCGAGGGATCGCTGAGCTAAAGCTCTTCCTTTCATACTGCGCTTCTCTGCCGTCTCTGCTCGCCCGCTCGTTccgctggcccgtaaacccgcTCATCTATAACACACCATTATAGGGAGCAACGTTGTATTAAATTCAGAATGTTACAAGTGTTCATCATTATTCTAAATATGTGGTGAACTTTCTGCACCTTCTTACATGGTTGTCCACAGCTTTAATAAAATGCTGTGCGTATTACTTCTTGTGGGAATGTTAAGTATGTAAAAATCTGTTCATTCGTGCCCAACAGAAGTAAATGTTGCCCTGCACTTTCCTCTCATTACAGCAAGCGGCTCAGTGTGAAGGAATGCCTGAGTCACCCCTGGCTGGCTCCTGTGAAAACATCTGCGGTGCCCTCACCTCCCAAGGCAGTCTGCCAACTGCAGCCCCTGGCCACTGGCTCAGCCtttggctcagtcagctcagatTCATCCGCATCTGAAGACAGCGATGAGTCGCCAACAGCCAAACCAGCTCCGCCCCCGTCCACGCCACCAACCCTTCGCCCAAGTATGCCTCTGGCTTCAGGCTCAGCCTTTGGCTCGGCAAGTTCAGACTCATCCGCATCTGAAGACAGCGATGAGGCGCCAACTGCCAAGCCAGCTCTCCCCTCATCCACACCGCCAAACCTTCGTCCGTGCAAGTCCCTGGCTTCTGGCTCAGCCTTTGGCTCAGCGAGCTCAGATTCGTCTGCATCCGAAGATAGTGATGACGCGCCAGCTCCCAAGCCAGCTCTCCCTACATCCACACCACCGACTCTACGACCGAGCATTCGCTTTTACCACGACGTTGACGATGATGACGATAGCGATCTCATCCAGCCTCCGCCTTTGCCACTTTCACCGCCCCCCAAGATCTCTAGCCCTTGCAAGACGATTCTCATGGATCGCACCAATGGAGCCATTGCAACTACCCTCCCCAAGAAGCCACAGACGAGCACCCTTCAAATCACTGTGCCCCCACGCTTCAAGAGGCACAGGACGCAGAGTGCCACCTCGGTTACCACAACCGAGCGCCGAGGCGCCTCCATTCGTCATGTTCAGGAGGTGGAGTCTGTCATGGTTGAACTGGATGGGCTCTCCCTTAATGGCAAGCGACTCATCTTCACCGATGAAATCATTGTCGATGAACGAGTGGGCATTGTCTACTGAACTCTCTTGTCCACGAATGAAGGTGGCCATGTGGCTTCCTTGCCTGGCCTCTTTCATCGTTTCTGGTAGCACGCATGTTTTCTTTCACCCAGTGAACCCCCATCCCGTGAGTGAGCCGAGACTGTGGACCTTGGGTTAGACTTGGGATGTCGCTTAAGTTATTATTGTGTTCCCGTCAGTGTGTTTGTCCATGTGGGATAAAGAGCTGTGAGCCCGTGCCACTTGCACCCTCCCACGAGCCCcctcatgtgtgtgtgtgtggcacatCTTGCAATGTGGCGATCTCTTTAGTGGCATCAAAGCTTAGAGCCGTTTACGAGCACCACCGCTGTAGTTGCTCGGCACAGAGGAAGTCCACAAGTGCCTGACGGTGCCTTGATAGTTGAGAAAGCAATGTACAAAGTTGTCTTCCTCTATGCCTGGTGTACAAATGCGTGTTTGCTGagctttttctgtttttttttttcgtttggtgTATGCCAATACCACTGCTTGCGGATAGACGTGTACCAAAGTCATGACTGCTGCATACATGTAAATAAGCacctgtgtcttttttttttcctgctgctttttgttttatttctcagACCAAATGCAGTGTTGAGTATTATGTCTAGAGCAGCCATTGCAGGGTGCACCAGTGTGTCCAGTTTTGCTGGAAGCAGTGCGTTGTCCGCAACAGAACGTGCTCAGCTGCATTAAATTGTTTCAAACTGGACGCACATGTTTTGCAGGTTTTCGTGAGCTTTCAGTGCTGGGAAGTGTGCTGAACCATTCTTAAAGCTTCTAGTCTTCCcgggtaaaaaagaaaagaaagaataagcTTATTTGTTAAGTCGCAGTGGTGGTGGTTTAATTCTGTTTGTAGAGTGAATTATAATGGTGTTCCCTCTTCGTTTTTGTTTCATCCTCCTCTATGCTGATGCTTTGTCATCTCTGCAAGTCAAGCAGAGGAAGCACTTTGTTATTCTTTGTTTCGTGTGTCGGCTGGGGGAATTTATTCTACTGCAGGGTATATGTCTTTGTACTGAAGGGCAGCTAGCTTTGTATGCAAATGTTTGGTGCCTTCGACAATTTGAATTTTTCCTTCTGGGTTTCTTTCCTTAGATCCTATGTGAATTGTTTCATTTTCGTGCAATTACTTTTCATGTGGAGCACAGGTTTTACAAAGCACCTGGAATCATGTATATTTGTTAGTCTTAGTTCAGAAGTTTATAAATTGTAACTATCAAAGTGGCAAAAGTTAGTTGaccagaattttttttatctcagaCTAGTTAACTTGCGTGTTGTTTTAGCTTTAATACTTCACATGGGTCTTCTCAGTCTAGAAATCTTACCTGAATTCAGATTCATCCATAGCAAAATACCCAGTTCATAAATCAATTCAAATTAACAGTCACAGCTCATGTCGGACCATGATTAATGTGCTAACATGGGATATTTCTCTCGTAGTTCTGTAATTGTTTACATTGGCTCACTGTATCAGTCAGCTCACTGTATATATGTACATTTTTTCAACTTTTTTCAGAGTGGAATGATATTGTATTGTTTTCTTATGATCTGCCTCTACAACATTCATCTtgatccttttttttcttctcttctggCAGGCATGTGACTTGACTGAAATGGAATAGTCACCGATAAGTGCAGccattgttttgtttcttttatttattcatttaaagAAGCCAATTTTCTTGACATGTGCATGTGTGCATTACTTGCTTTTTGCCAAGCTCATTGTTATTTGCCCAGATTTTGTGAACAATCAAAGCTGCAGGTGGTCATCGAGAGAAGGTAGAGGAAAGGCCAAATGAAGAGCGATATATATTTTGAGACAGCAGTCGATCCTGTGATCTACATCCCTGCATATACTGCCATCACGATGTGCCTCCCTGTCTGTAGCAGTGGCTCGCAGTGAAACAATAAATGACGCAGCAACAAGACTTTGGTTTctatttgcttttctttcttgtgaaACTGAATCACCTGTTTTAGGTAGGTAATTGTACACTATCGCATCCATCATTTCAGGTTTATGCATTATCATGGACACGAGCTGAAGGGACTAGTGGTAACTGAGGTAGTATACATTATACAATGCTCTCACTTGGAAGGAAACAAGGCACTATGCTGCTTTTGTGGAGTAGGGTAATCTCGGTACACTTTTGATGGCCAATAGTGTGAAGAAATctctgagattttttttttctttcatagtgATGCTGCTGTAGCTACTCTGTGGTAATAACCATCATGTCATGACAACCATACAGTATCTGCAAAAGATAAATTAAAgatggtgccccccccccctttccttcctCCTACGCAAGTGGTATTGCCAAATGCCGGATAGACAAATACAGACATAAGAACAGACAAACAAAAAAAGGCATCACTTCAGACCTGTTGTCCGTTAAACAATCTTTCACTTCTAAAGGTGTTCAtttggcagagcttggagcagcgcagcgtcaacattcagcgcagtaacagcttcccagcacgagagccgttgctgagtgAGAGTGCTcaacccactagcgtttagagccagtagcgctgtatccaCTAGTGTGTCTATGGCCTAGCAAGAAAGTCTTCAAAGAAAGAAGTTCGGCGAGCACGAGTCTATGATGGCCGTCTCAGTGGCAAGAGTATGCAGCTAGTTCATAGGGAGAGCTACTTGAACTTGACCGACACAATGAAAAGGATTAAGTTTGATGACCTAGACCTTCGCTTATGCTTTGCAGAAACTTTTTCATATGTTAGCAGGCCTGGAGAGTATGCACGCTGTCAGCTAGGTAGGGGGCCACTCGGAGCCAATATTGGAGGTCGGTGCACCAATGGTCGCCCGTGTAGCATGGTTTGAACCACACAGTTGTTGCGATGCTCCAACTCCTTCACAGAgaagcgtgtatatatatatatatatatatatatatatatatatattataaaggcgAATCAGAAAGTCCTTGCCCCTGTCTTTTATTAGCCAAAATAaggtacatacaggtaattacaCATATACATACTATTCTATATACCTTACACTATTTTTACACATCgtccccacaccggttcagaCATGTATCCCATCgcagcactaaatttgagatgccccGGTGGTAGAATTCTtccggctgactgtggaaccaTTGTCAGACTGCTGTCTTCGCTTCACGGCCTTTTGCGAACTCtcaacaccaccacctcacacttctcaaagcgagacaccATCTGCATATGTGCACTGCATTTCCCTGTGAATTTCGATGAGCGTAAGTGtcttgctccatagaaaacgaatcGCACTTTGTTGCTCGTACGCCGTGGACATGTGAAGCAAAACCTCCATCTTCAACAATTATTCAACTCGCAACAGCGCCGTGCCGCGGAGCTACTGGCAGATAAGGTCAGGCTGGTCCATGAAAGAACCACCGCTGGGAATAGATATGTTGACTTCGACTTTACAGCCATAATTTGGCAAAAGAAAAATaagggctatatatatatatatatatatatatatatatatatgagggcGAATCGGAAAGTCTTTGCCCTTATTTTTTTGCCAAATATGCACCCCACGTTTCGGTAGCACCCTCCTCAAAACTAGAATCCTGGATAAATGTCCACTCTTCTGTTAGCTATGACACAAGTGATTCACTTGTAGCGCTTCAGAAGAAACAGAAAATAAGTAAAAGGGAACAGGACAGGGAGGACTGTGGTCTTCAACGGTCCTCCGTGTCTTGTTCTCTTTTAATCTTTGAATATTTTCTGTTTCTCCCGAATTACGTGCTGGAAATCCATAAATTATCGGATATCCGACTAGTCCAGCTTTCTGCCGTAAGTTCATATGACTTACCTCTACAATGTGGTAACAAAACAACGCCGTCGCAGGGAGATTGAGATTTTAATGatgaagacaagtcctcttgtcgaaacgGCTGCTTGCTGGCTCCCGGCAGAGGCTTCTTTTTGTCCACTGTTAATCAAATCTGCACGGTGTCAATGGTTGTTTTTAAATTTCGCGCTTCTACCACTTTTGCTCACGATCCCAAGACTACAGTGTACCAAGACCGTTGTTTCTAACTTAGAGTGACTTCGACGTGAGCGTGCGGGGAGGTTAACGAATGTAGACGTAAATGTTGAGCTGTCGGCGTACCAAGTCAAGATTTCTTCCATGTGGCGTCTATATTACGATTTTTGGAGACGGAAGATAACGCCAGTCGTACGTTTAATTCCGGATATCTTGCCGAAGGCGTAGATGTTGCAGCTAGGAGGGTATTTTCTAAACGATCCATTTCATTGCTCGTTCACCCTTTGTCATTGTTTCGCGTGTGCCTCGATGAGACGCCGTCGCGCAGCTGTTATGTTTATTGCTAGGATTTATCACTCGGTGTGGCTCATCTTAGCgaaagaaaataagaaattaAATGAAGCGTCACAAAATACGGGCCCTAAACGCGCAAACCACGGAGTATGCGTCCGATTTATTTCTATGCAGATGAAAATAAGTAGAGTTGTCGCTGTTTGCTGGCAATGactacagccccccccccccttttttttttcacttgcttaataatagagataaaaaaaaaaaagattcacagAAGGTCAGAATAACTTGGAGGATGCTATATacgctttgcctttaagagtggaacgcaatgaCCTTCAAaagtccctgactgcttctcacgcttcccgccggcaactgcagcttatgtaaacgtaatgtttacctgcaaacgctggcggtgaacgctatgtacgaaggcgagctttgttttacttttttcCCCCACACGGTGGTATCTGCGGATGCGTAAAGCCCCTTTACGGAAGCGcgcaggcgagcgccatctggatggtgttgcaaggaaccgagcgagGCACGCCGCTCAAGAcggacctcaaacggcagctggagaAGAGGtatgtgtttgagtttccaccccgtaacataattatgttttctcgtatactcaCATCACAATCCGACGTTGTCATGTCTataggttgtgtgtaagttgtactttacgaattttctgacgcattttactttgagagaTTCAATTAGTTGAGCCACGCCTATGcggcacgcggagggcctgcgtggttcgggatgattttttattgcgatagcaattatatggacactccaaagcagatttctgccgtcgccgtcgccgtcgccgtgaggttccgtatgacgtcaatgaagatgaaatcgtcgccgcgcgccgataagtggttcttgagggaaagggaaaggttggcgctatcttctgcagcccttgagggagcacggctcagcgccaatcgaacgctgtatgtgcgagtgaaagggcgcgagggacgcgcgcttt
This genomic stretch from Dermacentor silvarum isolate Dsil-2018 chromosome 2, BIME_Dsil_1.4, whole genome shotgun sequence harbors:
- the LOC119441942 gene encoding serine/threonine-protein kinase 17A isoform X3, which gives rise to MAEPCSRVVDVREVFETPSELILILELAAGGELQHVLDSEECLPEKDVVRLMRQILEAVQFLHERNIAHLDIKPQNLLLTSSFPQGDILLCDFGISRVIGKGTEIREIVGTPDYVAPEILQYEPISLATDIWSLGVLTYVLLSGHSPFGGETKQETFCNITNGSLDFPEDLFGDVSNSAKDFIGRLIVRDASKRLSVKECLSHPWLAPVKTSAVPSPPKAVCQLQPLATGSAFGSVSSDSSASEDSDESPTAKPAPPPSTPPTLRPSMPLASGSAFGSASSDSSASEDSDEAPTAKPALPSSTPPNLRPCKSLASGSAFGSASSDSSASEDSDDAPAPKPALPTSTPPTLRPSIRFYHDVDDDDDSDLIQPPPLPLSPPPKISSPCKTILMDRTNGAIATTLPKKPQTSTLQITVPPRFKRHRTQSATSVTTTERRGASIRHVQEVESVMVELDGLSLNGKRLIFTDEIIVDERVGIVY
- the LOC119441942 gene encoding serine/threonine-protein kinase 17A isoform X2, translating into MEKSVAVPQGFLSEATAPVKVTVRTDNVADHYNVEPRPFARGKFATVRRCVHRESGRDFAAKYIRKRRRASDVRHEIVHEALVLKMAEPCSRVVDVREVFETPSELILILELAAGGELQHVLDSEECLPEKDVVRLMRQILEAVQFLHERNIAHLDIKPQNLLLTSSFPQGDILLCDFGISRVIGKGTEIREIVGTPDYVAPEILQYEPISLATDIWSLGVLTYVLLSGHSPFGGETKQETFCNITNGSLDFPEDLFGDVSNSAKDFIGRLIVRDASKRLSVKECLSHPWLAPVKTSAVPSPPKAVCQLQPLATGSAFGSVSSDSSASEDSDESPTAKPAPPPSTPPTLRPSMPLASGSAFGSASSDSSASEDSDEAPTAKPALPSSTPPNLRPCKSLASGSAFGSASSDSSASEDSDDAPAPKPALPTSTPPTLRPSIRFYHDVDDDDDSDLIQPPPLPLSPPPKISSPCKTILMDRTNGAIATTLPKKPQTSTLQITVPPRFKRHRTQSATSVTTTERRGASIRHVQEVESVMVELDGLSLNGKRLIFTDEIIVDERVGIVY
- the LOC119441942 gene encoding serine/threonine-protein kinase 17A isoform X1 — encoded protein: MRQMEKSVAVPQGFLSEATAPVKVTVRTDNVADHYNVEPRPFARGKFATVRRCVHRESGRDFAAKYIRKRRRASDVRHEIVHEALVLKMAEPCSRVVDVREVFETPSELILILELAAGGELQHVLDSEECLPEKDVVRLMRQILEAVQFLHERNIAHLDIKPQNLLLTSSFPQGDILLCDFGISRVIGKGTEIREIVGTPDYVAPEILQYEPISLATDIWSLGVLTYVLLSGHSPFGGETKQETFCNITNGSLDFPEDLFGDVSNSAKDFIGRLIVRDASKRLSVKECLSHPWLAPVKTSAVPSPPKAVCQLQPLATGSAFGSVSSDSSASEDSDESPTAKPAPPPSTPPTLRPSMPLASGSAFGSASSDSSASEDSDEAPTAKPALPSSTPPNLRPCKSLASGSAFGSASSDSSASEDSDDAPAPKPALPTSTPPTLRPSIRFYHDVDDDDDSDLIQPPPLPLSPPPKISSPCKTILMDRTNGAIATTLPKKPQTSTLQITVPPRFKRHRTQSATSVTTTERRGASIRHVQEVESVMVELDGLSLNGKRLIFTDEIIVDERVGIVY